Proteins encoded together in one Candidatus Woesearchaeota archaeon window:
- a CDS encoding helix-turn-helix domain-containing protein gives MDEALLGKLGLTNGETKVYLALNRLGESTIGPIGKDSKVSKSKIYDILDKLIEKGLVGYIVKEGTKYFVANDPHMILGYISKKEQELQETKNEVEEILPRLMLERASVSAKRVAEIYEGFQGIKAIREELMLSFKAGGTFLVLGAPKIANIKWEGWFLDFHKRRIARKILMKIIYNSDAKEYGGIRAKMRLTNVR, from the coding sequence ATGGATGAAGCTTTACTTGGAAAATTAGGACTCACAAACGGAGAGACCAAGGTGTATCTTGCCCTGAATAGGCTGGGAGAATCTACAATCGGGCCTATCGGCAAAGATAGCAAAGTCTCAAAATCCAAGATATATGATATCCTCGACAAGCTTATAGAGAAAGGATTAGTTGGTTATATCGTAAAAGAAGGGACAAAGTACTTTGTGGCCAATGATCCGCATATGATCTTGGGATATATCTCAAAAAAAGAGCAGGAACTTCAGGAAACCAAAAATGAAGTTGAAGAGATTTTGCCCAGATTGATGTTGGAAAGAGCTTCAGTCTCCGCAAAAAGAGTGGCAGAAATCTATGAAGGTTTTCAGGGAATCAAAGCAATCAGGGAAGAGCTGATGCTGTCTTTTAAGGCAGGAGGCACTTTTTTAGTCTTAGGCGCTCCAAAAATCGCTAACATCAAATGGGAAGGCTGGTTTTTAGACTTTCACAAGCGAAGAATTGCACGGAAAATCTTGATGAAAATAATCTATAACTCCGATGCAAAAGAATACGGCGGGATACGGGCGAAGATGAGATTAACCAATGTCCG
- the topA gene encoding DNA topoisomerase I: MTELIITEKPAAALKIAEALADGKAIKESNQGVPYYKVTHGKNDIIVACAVGHLYGLAEKEKGKWTYPVFDIEWKPTNETNKGAAFSKKYLQTIKKLSKEAKTFTVATDYDVEGEVIGLNVVRFICNQKDAARMKFSTLTKPDLIEAYETKSKTLNWGQAMAGETRHELDWYWGINTSRALTAAIKAGGMFKIMSSGRVQGPALKIIVDREKEIRNFKPVPFWQIELKGNVNKGEITAWHKEDKFWEKEKAEAVMHKVKAEKKGLVQEVKKTQFNQKAPVPFDLTALQIEAYRVFRIQPKETLEIAQNLYLAGLISYPRTSSQQLPFVLDFKKILKNLSSNESYKKLTQLLLAKEKLIPNNGKKTDPAHPAVHPTGEYPKKIDAREYKIYDLIVKRFFATFGEDAVRETVAVDINVKNEIFIAKGTRTIAKGWHILYEPYVTLKEEELPPINKSDIVNIDKITMYDKETQPPGRFTPASIIKELERKNLGTKATRAQIIDTLSQRGYITGKVIEATDLGIKTVETLEKYSPLILDEELTRHFEEEMEEIRDQKKKPKEILEEAKAALIKILNEFKGKEKKIGEDLKDTYQEQLRQESEIGKCPVCEKGTLKMRKGRFGRFIACDQYPECKTTFKLPSSGLIKPSEKICEQCKYPMIMVIRKGKRPQEVCINKECPSKQIMDAALKKEAEKIESGKIEKKCPKCGIGNLVLRKSVYGVFYGCSQYPKCRYIEKIGTKS; this comes from the coding sequence ATGACTGAACTGATCATAACTGAAAAGCCGGCAGCAGCATTGAAGATAGCTGAAGCTCTTGCCGACGGTAAAGCGATAAAGGAATCTAACCAGGGAGTGCCTTATTACAAAGTAACCCATGGCAAAAATGACATCATTGTGGCATGCGCAGTAGGCCACCTCTATGGATTGGCTGAAAAAGAGAAGGGAAAATGGACTTATCCAGTCTTCGATATCGAATGGAAGCCGACTAATGAAACAAATAAAGGAGCGGCATTCTCAAAAAAATACCTGCAGACAATTAAAAAGCTTTCAAAAGAGGCAAAAACATTCACAGTTGCAACTGATTATGATGTTGAAGGCGAGGTCATCGGGCTTAATGTTGTCCGCTTCATCTGCAATCAAAAAGATGCTGCAAGAATGAAATTCTCCACATTAACAAAGCCTGATTTAATTGAAGCATATGAGACTAAATCAAAAACATTAAACTGGGGCCAGGCAATGGCCGGCGAAACAAGGCACGAATTGGATTGGTATTGGGGCATCAACACAAGCAGGGCATTGACAGCTGCAATAAAAGCAGGCGGAATGTTCAAGATAATGAGCTCAGGCAGAGTGCAGGGCCCTGCATTGAAAATAATTGTTGACCGTGAAAAAGAAATAAGAAATTTCAAGCCTGTTCCGTTCTGGCAGATCGAGCTCAAAGGCAATGTGAACAAAGGCGAAATAACAGCGTGGCACAAGGAAGACAAGTTCTGGGAAAAGGAAAAGGCAGAAGCTGTAATGCATAAAGTTAAAGCCGAGAAAAAAGGGCTTGTGCAGGAAGTCAAAAAAACACAGTTCAACCAGAAAGCTCCTGTTCCGTTTGACCTGACAGCGCTGCAGATAGAGGCTTACCGCGTCTTCAGGATACAGCCTAAAGAAACACTGGAGATCGCCCAAAACCTATACCTTGCCGGATTGATATCTTATCCGAGAACATCAAGCCAGCAGCTTCCTTTTGTTTTGGATTTCAAAAAGATTTTAAAAAATTTAAGCTCGAATGAAAGCTATAAAAAATTAACTCAGCTTTTGCTTGCAAAAGAAAAATTAATCCCAAACAATGGGAAAAAAACCGATCCTGCTCATCCCGCTGTCCATCCTACAGGAGAATACCCTAAAAAGATTGATGCAAGGGAATATAAAATATATGACTTGATTGTAAAAAGGTTTTTTGCAACATTCGGCGAAGATGCAGTAAGAGAAACTGTGGCAGTTGACATAAATGTTAAAAATGAGATTTTCATTGCAAAAGGAACAAGGACAATAGCAAAAGGGTGGCATATTTTATACGAGCCTTACGTTACGTTAAAAGAAGAAGAGCTTCCTCCGATAAACAAGAGCGATATTGTAAACATAGATAAAATAACAATGTATGACAAAGAAACACAGCCGCCTGGCCGCTTCACTCCAGCTTCAATCATAAAAGAACTCGAAAGAAAAAATTTAGGCACGAAAGCTACCAGAGCGCAGATCATTGACACATTGTCGCAAAGGGGATATATAACAGGAAAAGTAATTGAAGCTACTGATCTGGGAATTAAAACAGTTGAAACTTTGGAAAAGTACTCGCCATTGATCCTTGATGAAGAGCTGACAAGGCATTTTGAAGAAGAGATGGAAGAAATACGCGATCAGAAGAAAAAGCCAAAGGAAATTCTTGAAGAGGCAAAAGCTGCTTTAATAAAAATCCTGAATGAATTCAAGGGGAAGGAAAAAAAGATTGGCGAAGACTTAAAAGACACATATCAGGAGCAATTAAGGCAGGAGAGTGAAATAGGAAAATGCCCTGTATGCGAAAAAGGGACATTAAAAATGAGAAAAGGCCGCTTTGGAAGGTTCATTGCATGCGACCAATATCCGGAATGCAAGACAACATTCAAGCTTCCTTCTTCAGGCCTGATCAAGCCATCTGAAAAAATATGCGAGCAATGCAAATATCCAATGATAATGGTTATCAGAAAAGGAAAAAGGCCGCAGGAAGTGTGCATCAATAAGGAATGCCCCTCAAAGCAGATAATGGATGCAGCTTTGAAAAAAGAAGCTGAAAAGATTGAATCAGGCAAAATAGAAAAGAAATGCCCTAAATGCGGAATAGGCAACCTTGTTCTGAGAAAAAGCGTATATGGTGTTTTTTATGGTTGCTCGCAATATCCGAAGTGCAGATATATAGAGAAAATAGGAACTAAATCATAA
- a CDS encoding SET domain-containing protein-lysine N-methyltransferase has product MTAMKSYRSPKTEVRESSMIQGRGLFAKGLIKKDEIIAIKNGYILDLQEFKELDEKCRQYCLQIQDDFFLGPRTIEEIADNAIFINHSCEPNVGFDGQIIYMALRDINLGEELTHDYAMCFTNMGAFSNLKCDCGSKICRGKITGDDWKLKQLQDCYGDHFASFILRKIKSNK; this is encoded by the coding sequence ATGACAGCTATGAAATCCTATCGATCTCCAAAAACAGAAGTTAGAGAAAGCAGTATGATCCAAGGCAGAGGTTTGTTTGCTAAAGGGTTAATAAAGAAAGATGAAATTATAGCTATTAAGAACGGTTATATCCTTGATTTACAAGAATTTAAGGAACTCGATGAAAAATGCAGACAATATTGTTTACAGATACAAGATGATTTCTTTCTCGGACCTAGAACAATAGAAGAAATAGCAGATAATGCAATCTTTATCAACCATTCATGCGAACCAAATGTTGGTTTTGATGGCCAAATAATCTATATGGCTTTAAGGGATATTAATCTTGGAGAAGAATTAACCCATGATTATGCAATGTGTTTTACAAATATGGGTGCTTTTTCTAATTTAAAATGTGATTGTGGAAGTAAAATATGTAGAGGGAAAATAACTGGAGATGATTGGAAATTAAAACAATTACAAGACTGCTATGGAGATCATTTTGCTTCCTTTATTTTAAGAAAAATAAAATCAAATAAATAA
- a CDS encoding ChaN family lipoprotein yields MTRRILKGLICVLIGYNCALAQIQAVGETFFSRKEFEEFEKTANDYDAAYFDQIADYNEICCAQKHIKNNVIGEKGMHRELKKERIVILADAHCFTAQHKKMIDMIHNVKRKGLIVGLESFSIDEQSYIDNYLESKIGLEELVESTKYRLKELDKYGYTDIYRFLKEKNIRFIGIDMPSTIERELITENSIELSISRYFMFNFYDRDSTIAKAVKEVLERGNDILIIAGTLHAESNHLPYMIKKLTSQCSAIVFQQPYKLMQCKNPLKEYERFNKLGLGKGEVLKIKGEHLKFYLNVKPNMEEWSGWGEEQ; encoded by the coding sequence ATGACGAGACGCATTTTAAAAGGGTTAATATGCGTATTGATCGGCTATAATTGCGCACTGGCCCAGATTCAGGCTGTTGGCGAGACTTTCTTCTCTAGAAAGGAATTTGAGGAATTTGAAAAAACTGCGAATGATTATGATGCTGCATATTTTGATCAGATTGCGGATTACAATGAAATATGCTGCGCACAAAAACATATTAAAAACAATGTCATTGGCGAAAAGGGCATGCACAGGGAACTGAAGAAAGAGCGCATTGTGATACTGGCTGATGCGCATTGCTTTACAGCGCAGCATAAAAAGATGATTGATATGATTCATAATGTCAAAAGGAAGGGTTTAATTGTTGGGCTGGAGTCGTTTAGCATTGATGAGCAGAGCTACATAGACAATTATTTAGAATCCAAGATAGGCCTTGAAGAACTTGTTGAAAGCACAAAATACAGACTGAAGGAGCTTGACAAGTACGGCTATACAGACATTTACAGATTCCTGAAAGAAAAAAATATAAGATTTATCGGCATAGATATGCCAAGCACCATAGAAAGAGAGCTCATAACAGAAAACAGCATAGAGCTGTCAATAAGCCGCTATTTCATGTTTAATTTTTATGACAGGGATTCAACAATTGCAAAGGCAGTCAAAGAAGTTTTAGAAAGAGGAAATGACATCTTAATAATTGCAGGAACGCTGCATGCTGAAAGCAACCATCTGCCGTATATGATAAAAAAGCTGACTTCGCAGTGCTCTGCGATTGTTTTCCAGCAGCCATATAAGTTAATGCAGTGTAAAAACCCTCTAAAAGAGTATGAAAGGTTCAATAAGCTTGGCCTTGGCAAGGGCGAGGTGCTTAAAATAAAAGGCGAACATCTTAAATTTTACCTTAATGTAAAGCCTAACATGGAAGAGTGGTCAGGCTGGGGTGAGGAGCAATAG
- a CDS encoding DUF3800 domain-containing protein translates to MTYVYIDESGDLGMSNKGSEYLILTAVKIEDDQTNIIYKRIPKNIRQKTLKKKVKKMAELKFSNSSVLIRERFLTRIAQLDVEVYSRIIKKEFTKDSLKNNLPILYNYLIKILLEKVLSDINKNKRLEIHLDKCMSSSQRENFESYVKTEFLYLFSVLPNVTIVHESSQCNEALQVSDFVCGAFGYKYNTAKLKENCNHYTGLISNKIKIEKNDLFRK, encoded by the coding sequence ATGACTTATGTTTACATTGATGAAAGCGGAGATCTTGGTATGAGCAACAAAGGAAGCGAGTACCTTATATTAACAGCAGTCAAAATAGAAGATGACCAAACAAATATTATCTATAAAAGAATACCTAAAAACATAAGACAAAAAACATTGAAGAAAAAGGTAAAGAAGATGGCGGAGTTAAAATTTTCGAATTCCTCTGTACTTATAAGAGAGAGATTTTTGACACGAATTGCTCAGCTAGATGTAGAAGTTTATTCGCGCATCATTAAAAAAGAGTTTACAAAAGACAGCTTAAAGAATAATCTTCCCATATTATATAATTATTTGATAAAAATTCTTTTAGAAAAAGTTCTTTCTGATATAAACAAAAACAAGAGACTGGAGATACATCTTGATAAATGTATGTCATCTAGTCAAAGAGAAAATTTTGAGAGCTATGTAAAAACAGAATTCTTATATCTTTTTTCAGTTCTGCCTAATGTCACTATCGTTCATGAATCTTCTCAATGTAATGAGGCTTTACAAGTAAGTGATTTTGTATGTGGAGCATTCGGATATAAGTACAATACTGCAAAATTAAAGGAAAATTGTAATCATTACACTGGCTTAATTTCAAATAAAATCAAAATTGAGAAAAATGACCTGTTCAGAAAATAA
- a CDS encoding adenosine kinase: MKKYDVFGIGSALMDFLVEVDHKKLLEMDLKHGEMHLIDKAHSKRIFEKLKNYKFKIAPGGSAANVLAGVAVLGGNAVFCGKVGKDEHGAIYEQKMAEGGVYSSIKKSDLMTGHTISFITPDSERTFATHLGAALELEKEDVLEEELRQSKILHIEGYQLEDKNLREVSIHAMGIAKKNNVLVSIDLADPALIRRNLDNMKNLVKKYADIVFANEKEAEAFTGKEEEAALNEIAEFADVAVVKLGERGSLIKSKGKIYKIKPFEAKAADTTGAGDMYAAGILYGISHDLPLEKAGRIASYAAAKVVGQIGARLSKSLKDDIKKLT; encoded by the coding sequence ATGAAAAAATACGATGTTTTCGGAATTGGAAGCGCTTTGATGGATTTTCTTGTCGAAGTAGACCATAAAAAGCTGCTTGAAATGGACTTAAAGCACGGCGAAATGCATCTGATTGATAAAGCTCATTCAAAGAGGATTTTTGAGAAGTTAAAGAACTACAAATTTAAAATTGCGCCTGGCGGATCAGCTGCAAATGTTCTTGCCGGAGTTGCTGTTTTGGGCGGCAATGCTGTTTTCTGCGGCAAAGTGGGCAAAGATGAGCACGGAGCAATATACGAGCAGAAAATGGCAGAAGGCGGAGTTTACTCCAGCATTAAAAAAAGCGATTTGATGACAGGGCACACAATTTCATTTATAACGCCGGACTCTGAAAGGACATTTGCCACTCATCTTGGAGCAGCGCTTGAATTGGAAAAAGAGGATGTTTTGGAAGAAGAGTTAAGGCAAAGCAAAATACTGCATATAGAGGGTTATCAATTAGAGGACAAAAATTTAAGGGAAGTTTCGATTCATGCAATGGGAATTGCAAAGAAAAACAATGTTTTGGTTTCAATTGACCTGGCTGATCCTGCTCTTATACGAAGAAACTTAGATAATATGAAAAATTTAGTTAAAAAATATGCGGATATTGTTTTTGCAAATGAAAAGGAAGCAGAAGCATTTACCGGAAAAGAAGAAGAAGCTGCATTGAATGAAATTGCCGAATTTGCAGATGTTGCTGTTGTCAAGCTCGGTGAACGCGGCTCATTAATAAAGTCTAAAGGTAAAATATACAAAATTAAACCATTTGAAGCGAAAGCAGCTGACACAACAGGAGCAGGAGACATGTATGCTGCAGGCATTCTGTATGGAATAAGCCACGATCTTCCATTGGAAAAAGCAGGCAGGATAGCGAGCTATGCAGCTGCAAAGGTTGTCGGGCAGATTGGCGCAAGATTAAGCAAAAGCCTGAAGGATGATATAAAGAAACTTACATAA
- a CDS encoding Lrp/AsnC family transcriptional regulator, with protein sequence MDAKDSRIIELLKQNSRESIRSIAKKAGLRPSTVHQRLTKLKKEKVIEKFTVKLSNKAVGENFIVFMLLTTDKDLDPSFFENAHIKESFGITGEHDLFLKLKFKDIEDFNKYIIDLRKNKNIKKTLTMISTINIKEEI encoded by the coding sequence ATGGACGCCAAAGACAGCAGAATAATTGAGCTATTGAAGCAGAACAGCAGGGAGTCAATCAGAAGCATTGCCAAAAAGGCAGGTTTAAGGCCGTCTACAGTGCATCAAAGGCTGACAAAATTAAAAAAAGAGAAAGTAATAGAAAAATTCACAGTTAAATTGAGCAACAAGGCAGTTGGCGAGAATTTCATTGTATTCATGCTGCTTACAACTGACAAGGATCTTGATCCATCTTTCTTCGAAAATGCGCATATAAAAGAATCATTTGGCATAACAGGAGAGCATGATTTATTTTTAAAATTAAAGTTTAAGGATATTGAAGACTTTAATAAATATATCATAGATCTGAGAAAAAACAAAAACATCAAGAAAACCCTGACGATGATCAGCACGATAAATATAAAGGAAGAGATATAG
- a CDS encoding MFS transporter, translating to MRIEDNIWKFYIYRILGTLIFVTPIFVLFLLENNLTMMQVMILQAYYALIIVLFRIPSGVFTDFAGRRKAIIISQFLFLASWIFYALGTNFLGFIIAETLIGISSALWGSASSAFIYDTLAALGKEEHFKKIFGAVTSINYLVWGIASLAGGYIASVYGLRMTFWATALPIAISCLIPLFFVEPYVHKPLEKKYLAHIREAIRFSLSHPKVKFFIIYSMIFGGVGAAAYFFYQPYFKLIKIDIFYFGVIFFLMNIAGAIGSKFAHNIENMLGEKTTLYAMLIIPIISFLFLWKLLIPLAVFFPIIKFFIGGFSEPVLEDYVNKHIQTHHRATILSLKNLGGDLLFSILSPILGYLADLWSIQTAFLISAIILFADLVILHLFMHIRSTEYSKWTPKTAE from the coding sequence ATGCGAATAGAAGACAATATATGGAAATTTTATATTTACAGGATTTTAGGCACTCTTATATTTGTAACCCCGATATTTGTCCTATTCCTCCTTGAAAACAATCTTACGATGATGCAGGTTATGATTCTGCAGGCGTATTATGCACTCATAATCGTCCTTTTTAGGATTCCTAGTGGGGTTTTTACAGACTTTGCAGGAAGGAGGAAAGCGATTATTATATCCCAGTTTCTTTTTTTAGCCAGCTGGATTTTTTATGCGCTTGGAACTAATTTTTTAGGATTTATAATTGCAGAAACATTAATAGGAATTTCATCGGCTTTGTGGGGTTCTGCATCATCTGCTTTTATATATGATACATTGGCTGCATTAGGCAAGGAAGAGCATTTTAAAAAAATATTCGGGGCAGTTACATCCATCAATTATCTTGTGTGGGGCATTGCTTCGCTTGCAGGCGGGTATATTGCCTCAGTTTATGGGTTAAGAATGACATTTTGGGCAACGGCATTGCCTATAGCTATTTCGTGCCTTATTCCCCTGTTTTTTGTCGAGCCTTATGTGCATAAGCCGCTGGAAAAAAAATATCTTGCCCATATTAGAGAAGCTATTAGATTTTCATTGAGCCACCCGAAAGTGAAATTTTTCATCATTTATTCAATGATATTTGGCGGTGTGGGGGCTGCTGCTTATTTCTTTTACCAGCCATATTTCAAGCTAATCAAGATCGACATCTTTTATTTTGGCGTTATATTCTTTTTGATGAATATTGCAGGAGCGATAGGATCGAAATTTGCCCATAACATAGAAAACATGCTTGGAGAAAAAACAACATTATACGCAATGCTCATAATCCCAATAATATCCTTTTTGTTCCTGTGGAAACTGCTCATTCCATTGGCTGTTTTTTTTCCAATAATTAAGTTTTTTATCGGCGGCTTCTCCGAGCCTGTTCTTGAGGATTATGTCAATAAGCATATACAAACACATCATCGCGCAACAATACTTTCCCTGAAGAATCTCGGAGGCGACTTGCTTTTCAGCATTTTATCTCCGATTTTAGGCTATCTTGCTGATTTGTGGTCAATACAAACAGCATTTTTGATCTCAGCAATAATATTGTTTGCTGATTTGGTTATCTTGCACCTATTCATGCACATTAGATCGACGGAATATTCAAAATGGACGCCAAAGACAGCAGAATAA
- a CDS encoding adenosylhomocysteinase, with amino-acid sequence MDKGETYEVKDIKLAEQGGMNIEIAESRMSALLKIKKRFEKEKPLKGIRVGLALHITKETAVLVKTLIAGGAEVAITGCNPLSTQDDVAAALAKQGVKVWGYKGETSEDYYRYLTSVINFKPHITIDDGCDLVSEIHSKHTELIKDIIAGCEETTTGIIRLKAMKKDNALKYPIIAVNDNKTKHLLDNYYGTGQSTVDGIIRATNVLFAGKNIVVLGYGSCGKGFAMRCKGLGANVIVTEVNNFCALQAAYDGFRVMKMEDACKIGDIFCTLTGNKHVVRIEHIKQMKEGAILANSGHFDIEIDVKGLKQIASGERRVRPFLDEYIVDGKKIFLCGEGRLVNLAAAEGHPSEVMSTSFCGQALAVEYAVKNKGKLPTDVILLPEEIDDSIAKLQLEAMGIEIDALTEEQKKYLSSWQEGT; translated from the coding sequence ATGGACAAAGGCGAAACTTATGAAGTAAAAGACATCAAATTAGCAGAGCAGGGCGGTATGAACATCGAGATTGCAGAATCCCGCATGTCCGCTTTATTAAAAATAAAAAAAAGATTTGAAAAAGAGAAGCCATTAAAGGGAATCAGAGTTGGGCTTGCATTGCACATTACAAAAGAAACAGCTGTTCTCGTTAAAACATTAATTGCAGGCGGAGCAGAAGTCGCTATAACCGGCTGCAACCCATTAAGCACGCAGGATGATGTTGCAGCTGCGCTGGCAAAGCAGGGAGTAAAGGTTTGGGGGTATAAAGGAGAAACAAGTGAAGATTATTACAGATACTTAACAAGTGTTATCAATTTTAAGCCGCATATAACAATTGATGATGGCTGTGATTTAGTTTCTGAGATACATTCAAAACATACTGAATTAATAAAAGATATTATCGCAGGATGTGAAGAAACAACAACAGGAATAATAAGATTGAAAGCAATGAAAAAAGACAATGCTTTGAAATACCCGATTATAGCAGTTAATGATAATAAAACAAAGCACCTATTAGATAACTATTATGGGACAGGACAATCAACAGTAGACGGAATAATAAGAGCAACCAATGTTCTGTTCGCTGGAAAGAATATTGTTGTTTTAGGATACGGAAGCTGCGGAAAAGGGTTTGCAATGCGGTGCAAAGGACTTGGCGCAAATGTAATTGTAACGGAAGTTAATAATTTCTGCGCATTGCAGGCTGCTTATGACGGATTCAGGGTAATGAAAATGGAAGATGCCTGCAAGATAGGAGATATATTCTGCACGCTGACAGGAAACAAGCATGTTGTAAGAATAGAGCACATAAAGCAGATGAAAGAAGGCGCAATCCTGGCAAATTCAGGTCATTTTGACATTGAGATTGATGTGAAAGGATTGAAACAGATAGCTTCAGGCGAAAGAAGAGTAAGGCCTTTCCTTGACGAATACATTGTTGATGGAAAAAAGATTTTCCTCTGCGGAGAAGGCCGCTTGGTCAACCTTGCTGCTGCAGAAGGCCATCCGAGCGAGGTCATGTCAACCAGCTTCTGCGGACAGGCGCTGGCAGTGGAATATGCTGTCAAAAACAAAGGAAAGCTTCCGACAGATGTTATCCTGCTGCCGGAAGAGATCGACGACAGCATAGCAAAGCTTCAGCTTGAAGCAATGGGTATTGAGATTGATGCGCTGACAGAAGAGCAGAAGAAATACCTTTCAAGCTGGCAGGAAGGAACATAG
- a CDS encoding type II secretion system F family protein has translation MNNTNNNGNKGKLSFLKQIFKTKVHDESLVERRKKILIAHLRKSREEKKKERKRLKLRAYLERAGLALEEHNISKWIFDFCVIINLAISFYLMYFFSANFGYTLAYVIFTMFFLWIFVFIALLLLLWLIFYVFLDLKIFKRKVTIEQVLPDFLQLTASNVRAGMPIDRALWSAIRPRFGVLAKEIEDVAKETMSGEDLEDALQRFSDRYDSDTLKRSVTLIIEGINSGGEIADLLNKIALNIKESQTIKKEMSANVTTYMIFITFATILAAPFLFALSGQLLTIINKMTGIAGAGSNSAAIGFPISFSNVAITPSDFRIFAICSLLVTSFFSAVIVAIINKGDVKSGIKYVPVFMVTSLLIFLGVSIVLERILGGIF, from the coding sequence ATGAACAACACGAACAATAACGGCAACAAAGGAAAATTAAGCTTTCTGAAACAAATTTTCAAAACAAAAGTGCACGATGAAAGCTTGGTTGAGCGTAGGAAAAAGATCCTTATAGCGCATTTGAGAAAGTCGAGGGAAGAAAAGAAAAAGGAGCGCAAAAGGCTCAAGCTGAGAGCTTATCTTGAAAGGGCCGGGCTGGCATTGGAAGAGCATAATATTTCAAAATGGATATTTGACTTCTGCGTTATTATCAACCTTGCAATATCTTTCTACCTGATGTATTTTTTCTCTGCAAATTTCGGCTATACGCTGGCATATGTCATTTTTACAATGTTCTTTCTGTGGATCTTTGTCTTTATAGCGCTGCTGCTGCTGCTGTGGCTTATTTTTTATGTTTTTCTTGACTTGAAAATTTTCAAAAGAAAGGTAACAATAGAGCAGGTGCTTCCTGACTTTCTGCAGCTGACTGCCTCCAATGTAAGGGCAGGAATGCCTATTGACAGGGCGCTGTGGAGCGCAATAAGGCCCCGCTTCGGAGTTTTGGCAAAAGAGATTGAAGATGTTGCAAAGGAAACCATGAGTGGAGAAGATCTGGAAGATGCATTGCAAAGATTCTCGGACAGGTATGATTCTGATACGCTGAAAAGGTCTGTTACGCTGATAATCGAGGGCATCAATTCCGGGGGCGAGATAGCTGACCTGCTGAATAAGATTGCGCTCAATATAAAGGAGTCGCAGACAATAAAGAAGGAAATGTCAGCAAATGTAACTACCTATATGATTTTCATAACATTTGCAACTATACTTGCAGCGCCTTTTTTGTTCGCATTGTCAGGCCAGCTGCTGACAATAATAAACAAAATGACAGGCATAGCAGGAGCCGGGTCAAATTCCGCAGCCATAGGCTTTCCAATATCTTTCTCAAATGTTGCCATTACACCGTCAGATTTCAGGATATTTGCCATCTGTTCGCTGCTTGTAACATCATTTTTTTCAGCGGTGATTGTGGCAATTATAAACAAAGGCGATGTGAAGTCGGGCATAAAATATGTTCCTGTATTTATGGTAACCTCTCTTTTGATATTTTTGGGAGTTTCGATTGTATTGGAAAGAATCTTAGGAGGGATATTTTGA
- a CDS encoding type II secretion system F family protein, with protein sequence MPGLRDKLKQAGMVEEPEEFVKNTLVSSFYLTTGLMFFITALLSKTSFKLALLIFIAPFIFLLVFLYLSKLPEVKIFKRRKQISKEIIFAGRFLIIELESGISLYDAIKNVANSYKDIGIYFKEITDKVEIGTTLEDALNESIEYTPSDDFRRMLWQIVNSLKTGSDIAKSLRDVIEQITREQNIEMKKYGRTLNPLAMFYMIVTVIVPSLGVTILIVLATFMSIKITLAVLLAGVLLLAFVQFMFISIIKSLRPAIEF encoded by the coding sequence ATGCCTGGCTTAAGGGACAAGCTAAAGCAGGCAGGAATGGTGGAAGAGCCTGAGGAGTTTGTAAAGAACACATTAGTCAGCAGCTTTTATCTGACAACCGGGCTGATGTTTTTTATTACTGCCTTGCTTTCGAAAACCAGCTTTAAGCTCGCTTTGCTTATATTTATTGCGCCCTTTATTTTCCTGCTGGTCTTCCTTTACCTGTCAAAGCTGCCTGAGGTAAAAATATTCAAGAGGAGAAAGCAGATAAGCAAGGAAATTATTTTTGCAGGCAGATTTCTGATAATAGAGCTTGAGTCAGGCATCAGCCTGTACGATGCAATAAAGAATGTTGCGAACAGCTACAAGGATATTGGAATTTATTTCAAGGAAATAACTGACAAAGTTGAGATTGGAACAACATTGGAGGATGCGCTGAATGAATCTATCGAGTACACACCATCTGACGATTTCAGAAGAATGCTGTGGCAGATAGTAAATTCCCTGAAGACCGGATCTGATATTGCCAAGTCACTGAGGGATGTGATTGAGCAGATTACAAGAGAGCAGAATATAGAGATGAAAAAATACGGCAGGACATTAAACCCCTTAGCTATGTTTTACATGATAGTCACGGTAATAGTCCCTTCGCTGGGTGTGACAATACTCATTGTGCTTGCAACTTTCATGTCAATTAAAATAACGCTTGCAGTTCTGCTTGCAGGAGTTCTGCTGCTCGCATTCGTGCAGTTCATGTTCATTTCAATAATAAAATCGCTGAGGCCGGCTATCGAGTTTTAA